In Kwoniella dejecticola CBS 10117 chromosome 6, complete sequence, a genomic segment contains:
- a CDS encoding 40S ribosomal protein eS17 has translation MGRVRTKTVKRASRVLIEKYYPRLTLDFHTNKRLLDEVASVPSKRLRNKVAGFTTHLMKRIQKGPVRGISFKLQEEERERKDQYVPDVSALAANADAPLEVDNETKDLLKSLGFDDLNVNVVSVSANAPRERKTRFVPGANRA, from the exons ATG GGTCGAGTTAGAACTAAGACAGTCAAGCGAGCCTCTAGAGTTCTCATCGAGAAATACTACCCTCGACTCACGTTGGATTTCCA CACCAACAAGAGACTTCTCGATGAAGTAGCTTCGGTCCCCTCCAAGAGACTCCGAAACAAGGTTGCCGGTT TCACCACCCACTTGATGAAGAGAATCCAAAAGGGTCCCGTCAGAGGTATCTCCTTCAAGTtgcaagaggaagagagagagcgAAAGGATCA ATACGTACCGGACGTTTCTGCTCTTGCCGCCAACGCCGATGCTCCTCTTGAAGTTGACAACGAGACCAAGGACCTCCTCAAGTCGTTAGGTTTCGATGacctcaacgtcaacgtcgTCTCCGTCTCTGCCAACGCCCCCCGAGAGCGAAAGACCCGATTCGTCCCCGGTGCTAACCGAGCTTAA